Sequence from the Kineosporia succinea genome:
ATCCGACTGGTCCGGGGGCAGGCGGCGAGCGGTCTCTTCATCTACCTGGCCCTGGACAAGGCCAAGGCCAACCTGGCCCTGGCCCGTCACCACCTCAAGCGCATCGAGGGCGAGCTCGCGATTTGAGCCGCCCCCGCCCCGGTTCGCGCCGGCCTGACCGGGCCGTCGCGAACCGGCCGTTCCACCACCCCCTCGGGAAGAGAGTCGGGCCCCCGGAATGACGGTTCAGGAGACCGAGCATCCGGCCGCCGACGTGCTGAGGGTGCTTGCCATCAGCCGCAGTTCGGGTGCACTGGAAGTGCGTGGTGTCCCGGGCGGGGCCTTCTTCCTGCACGAGGGCGAGGTCACCTACGCCGAGACCGCCGGTGTGCCACCGGTGCCGGAGACCGTCGAGACCGACCCCGCGCTCCCGTCGATGATCCGCTCGACGATCGTCGAGGCCGGGGTCGAGATGCTCTCCGCCCCACGGGTGGAGAACGACCGGCCGCTCTTCCGGCCCGGACGGCGGCACTGGACCGGCCTGCGTCACCGCTTCGCCGTCGAGCAGCTGCTGGCCGAGATCACCGACCTGCTCGCCCATTTCACCCGGCTCGGGGTCACCCCCGACGACGAGGTCCGGCTGTCCTGGCTGCCTCGCGGTCGCACCGTCGTGATCGACTCCCAGCAGTGGGCCCTGACCTCCCGGCTCACCAGCGCCCAGAGCCCGCGCACCCTGGCCCGGCGTTCCGGCATACCCCTCACCGCGACCCTGACCAGCATCGCGGCGATGATCGCGTCGGGCGTGGCCAAGCTCGTGCAGGCCGACCCCAACCCCACGACGCCGACGGCACCCCCGGCCCCGCAGACGCGCCCCCAGGCACCCGACACCGGCCCTCTGGAGACCGACCGGGCCGTGTCCGCGTCCACCATCCTCACCGCCTCGAAGCCGATCGGCCCCCCACCCGAACAACTGCCTCGGCGCCGCCCGCGCACGCCGGACGCCACACCGGGCCTGGGCGCCGATCCGGCCGGCAGCACCACGACACCGCCACCTCCCCCGGCCCCCGAGGCGTCAGCGCCACCCCGGCCCGTGGCCTCACCGGGAGAACTCGACCCGGACAGCCGGGTGGCGATCGCCCTACGCGTGCTCGAGGGCCTGAAACGCCTGTAGCGCGTTCCGCTTTCTCGAGTCCCCGGAATCCGGGGGCTAATCGCACCGGCTGCGTGAACAATTCACAGGTGTCACATCAATCCCTGGCGTACCTCTATTTACTGGGGCTCACGGAATTTCCGCTCTTCTCCCTATTGCACGATCACCAGTGATCTGATTCCAACGCCGGGCGACCTGACCGGCAGCGGCGCTGCATTCATTGGTCCGGACGGTTGACACTGGCGGTCGGCATTCTCTGCGCAGGAATCCTTTCGCCGCCCGCAGAGCCTTCACGCCGGGCTTGCCGAACCTTTACGCCGGCCCGGGCAGAACTCAGGCCGCAAAACCCGAAAGGTGCGGCACCCCAACCGGGGTGCCGCACCTTTCGACGGCGGTGGCGGTGGGATTTGAACCCACGGAGGGCGTGAACCCTCACACGCTTTCGAGGCGTGCTCCTTCGGCCGCTCGGACACGCCACCGTGAAACACCTTACCGAACGCGAGGCCGGATCACCGAATCCGATCCCGGCCCAGCCCCGCGCCGACACCGAAACCCGTTACGCCACAGGCTCATCTTCGTTCCGCGAAGAAGTCCGTGAGCAGCCCGGCGGCCTGCGCCTCGAGCACCCCTCCGACCACCTCGACCCGATGGTTGAGCCGCGCGTCACGAACGATGTCCCGGCTCGATCCGGTCGCGCCCGCCTTGGGGTCCCAGGCCCCCAGCACCACCCGGGCCACCCTCGCCAGCACGATCGCCCCGGCACACATGGCGCAGGGCTCGAGCGTCACCACCAGGGTGGCACCGTCCAGCCGCCAGCTGCCGGCCGCGCGCGCCGCCTCCCGCAGCGCGAGGAGCTCGGCGTGCGCGGTCGGATCCTGAGCCGCCTCCCGCTCGTTGCGGCCCCGGCCGGTCACGGTGCCCTCCCGGTCCACGAGCACGGCCCCGACGGGCACATCTCCGGTACCTACGGCGAGCGCCGCCTCCTCAAGGGCCAACCCCATCCACCGCTCCAGGTCCGCCCGCCCGGCGCCGACCGGATCGTCATCCACTCCCGTCCTCCGTTTCTGACACATGAGAACAGGGCCGCTCCCGCGTCACCCCGCCTCTCGCGGTGCCACCTCACCGCCGAGGTCGCACAGACGCCCGGCCCGGACACCGATAGGTTGCCCGCATGCGCCTGCACGTCGTCGACCATCCTCTCGTCGCCCACAAGCTCACCACCCTCCGCAACCGTGAGACCGACTCGCCGACGTTCCGGCGGCTGGCTGACGAACTGGTCACACTCCTGGCCTACGAGGCCACCCGCGGGGTCCGGGTCGAGGAGCACGAGATCTCCACACCCGTCGCCCCGGCCCGGGGCGTCAAGCTCGCCCAGCCCAAACCTCTGGTCGTGCCGATCCTGCGGGCCGGCCTGGGGATGCTCGAGGGCATGACCCGGCTCGTCCCGACGGCCGAGGTCGGCTTCCTCGGGATGATCCGGAACGAGGAGACGCTCGAGGCCAGCACCTACGCCAACCGCCTGCCCGACGACCTGACGGGCCGCCAGGTCTACGTGCTGGACCCGATGCTGGCCACCGGCGGCACGCTCGCCGTGGCGATCCGGTACCTGATGGAGCGCGGCGCCGACGACGTCACCGCCATCTGCCTCCTTGGTGCACCGGAAGGCGTCGAGCACGTACGCAAGGCGGTCGGTGAGGACGCCCCGGTACAGATCGTCCTGGCCGGAATGGACCCGGGGCTGAACGACCTGGGCTACATCGTCCCTGGTCTTGGGGACGCGGGCGACCGCTTGTACGGCGTAGTGTGATCGCGGCCGCTACCATGAGCCTCAAGTTGAGGTTGACACTGCGCCGGTAGCCATGCGTGACAAGCTCGACACGGATAGAACATACTCGTAGCGCTACATTTGTCCTGAGTACACCACTCTGGGGAGGCCGCAGTGACGAGGACCCGACGAGCGCTCGTGGTCATCCTGGTTGTCTTCTTGATCTACGCGGTCGTGAACGACCCGCGTCAGTCCGGAAACTTCGTGGGCGACATCTGGGACTGGGTGCGGGACGCCGCGGACGCGATCGGAACGTTCTTCGACAGCGTGCTGTCGAGCTGACGTTCACCTGGTGAGCGCCGGCTGGCACCTGTCAGCCGGCGCCTTTTCTTTGGCCCCGGTCCGCGGCCTCCGGCGACCCGCTACTTCTTGCGGGCCCGCTTGGCCTGCGCCCGGAGGCGCTTGCCCACCGCGTCGGCGGTGTCCTGCTTGCGGGCCTCCTCTGGGGTGGGCGCAGACCCGCCCCGGGCCGCCGGGAGCCACCAGCGGTCGGCATCGTCGGCCGGCTGCTGCGGATAGCGGTCCTGCAGGTCCTGCAGCAGGGCGTCGACCCGGCTGTGGATCTCCGCGGTGACCTGGAACGCCTCCATGCCGGGCTCGGGCCGGAAGGGCTCACCCGCCTTGAGCATGACCGCCTTGCCGCGCCCGAGGTCGGGCTTGCGGGCCTTGGTGTAGATCCGCTGTCCGCCCCAGATGGCCATCGGCACGATCGGCACGTCCGCCGCCACGGCCATCCGGGCGGTGCCGGTCTTGAAGTCCTTCAGCGTGAACGAGCGGCTGATCGTGGCCTCCGGGAAGACACCGACGATCTCCCCCTCCTTGAGGGCGCGCACCGCCTCGTCGAAGGCGCCGGTGCCCGCGGCCCGGTCGACCGGGATGTGGTGCATCCCCCGCATCAGCGGACCGGCCACCGGGTTCCGGAAGACCGATTCCTTGCACATGAACCGCACCAGACGCTTCTGTGGGCGGGCGACCAGGCCGCAGAAGGTGAAGTCCAGGTAGCTGATGTGGTTACTGGCGAGCACCGCACCACCCTGGGCCGGTACGTGCTCGGCCCCTTCGACCGTGAACCGGATGCCGAGGGCACGGAACACGGAGCGGGCCGCGAGGATGACCGGGGGATACACGAGCTCTGCCACGGACCGAACTGTAGGCGGTCCGGCGCGTGACCCGGTAGGGAGCACTCCGGAGCGCCTCCCACCCACCGCGCACTGCATCCCGCTGCCGCCCGCTAGCCCGGGCGGGCCGACGGAGAACCCGGGGCTTACCAGCACGAACACCAGCGACAGCGGCAAACCTGTGAATCAGGTGCCACATCGGTACACCAGCGGTGTGGCAGCCGCCGCTGACGTCTGGTTATGCATAGCTTTAAGCTGACACGAGCGACATGGACAGCAGGATGGGCGGACGGCGCTACTCTGTCAGCACGGATTTATCGGCAAAACGTGACAGAACCCCTACCATCGACCTGACCTGGCGTGGCAAGGTCGTAACAGATCGTGCGGATTCAGCGGAGCCCGAGGAAGCGTGGCGCGCCGAGGTTACGGAGGGGTTCACCGGTGCCCTGGAGGTACGAATGGCCGTCATCTCGTCGGTAGTGATGCTTGCTACCACCACCAACGACGGGCCCTCACTCAACTCCAACGGGGTGGTCGAGTGGGGCGTCAAGAACATCATCCCGCTGGTTCTGCTGGTGATCGGGATAGGCATCATCGCCTCCGCCCGTAAAGGCAGGATCAGCGACAACGCCAACACCCTGACCAACGTGGTTCTGGGGATGGGTGTCATTGCAGGTGCGGCGGTGCTCTACGGCTTCGCCGGTCAGTTGACGAGTCTGGTGTTCGGGGACGGCTGACGTATGCGGGTAACGCCCGATGACGAGGTGTACCGGGTCAACACCGTTTGGCTCGGTCCGAGTGGGCTGACCTTTCCCTGGACCGCCAGGTACATCGCGTATGCGACCTGGCTGGTGGCCTTCCTCCTCATCCTGCTGGTCGAGGCGGTGACCCCGCTCAAGGTGAACATCCCACCGGTGTGGGAGATCTGCATCGCCACGCTCGGCACCTACGGGCTCATGGGGTTCATCGACCACGAGCGCCCGGCCCGTGCCGTCTGGCAGACCTTCGTCTCGGACCTCACCGCACCCCGGGCGGGCCGCGCCCGCAAGTACCGGCTGCAGCCCCGGGTCCGGGTACGTGACAAACGCACCTCCGCCCGGGCACGCAGGGCCAGCAGCTAGGGAGAGACGCGGCCACCTCATGGGGATCTTCAGCAGCGGCCAGACCCGGGCCGCGAACATGGCACTGGCGTTGCGGACGATCGAGGGCAACCTGGCGTTCACCGATCAGGCGGCCTGGGCCTGGTTCGCCCTGCCCACCCAACGCTGGGCGTTCCGGGCGGACGGCGAACGGCTGAACCTGATCATCGACGTGGCGACGCGGATGGCCGCCCTGTCCGGCCGGAGGCTGCACCTGCGGGTGACGTCCCGGCCGTACCCGGCTGCCTCCTGGGCACGGGCGCTGGACGCGCGCACGCCCGACCCGCTGCCGGGTGTCGAGGGCAGTACCTGGGCCGATCACCTCGTCAGTGCCCAGCAGCACGTGCGGGCCTCGACCATGGCCGAGAAGGAGGTCTACCTCGGCGTCCAGGTCAGCGAGCGCTCACAGATGGCGAGCTTCACCCAGCGGGTGCTGCGCCGGCCGACGCTCGGGGAACTGCAGAAGGTCGACAAGGACGCCGCGCTGGTGGCCGAGGCGATCGCCGGCCCCGGCCTGGAGGGCCGCCCGGTCACCCCACGCGAGCTGGAATGGCTGATGCGCCGGTCGCTCGGTCTCGGGCTGCCCGCTCCCGGGGCGCTGTCCCCGGTGCAGGACGGGCGCTGGGAGACCGAGGACCTCTACGAGCTCACCGAGGGCGTGGTGCACGAGGCCGAGCCGTTCGCGCCGAGCGTCAGGGTCAGCCGGCGGGACCCGGGCGGGGCCGAGGCCCAGCGGCACGTCAGCGTGCTCACGGTCGGCCGGGTCGACGAGATCGAGATCCCGGACCCGGCGCACGAGCCCTGGCTGGTCCACGCCGACCGGCTCCCGTTCGCCGTGGAGTGGTCGATCCGGCTCGACGTGCTGGACGGTGACCAGGCCCTCGACGCGGTGCAGCGCAAGTTGCTGGTGGTCCGCGACATGCAGCGGCACTACCGCGACCACGACCTGGACGAGCCGCTGGCCCTGGAACGACAGGCCCGGCAGGCCCGGGCGATCGAGGACGAGATGACCACCGGCGGCGACACGGCCGCCTCCCGGGTGCACGGCTGGTTCCGGATCGCCGTCTCCGGCGCCACTCAGGAGGAGGCCCTGGAACGGGCCCGGCAGGTCGTCGACACCTACCGCAAGCGCCAGGTCACGATCGCCCACCCGAAGGGGCAGCACGGGTTGTTGCGAGAGTTCATCCCCGGGGAACCGCTCTCGTCCACGGCCTACCGGCGCCGGCTGCCCAGCCTGTACTTCGCGGCCGGAGTGCCGGCCGCCTCGTCCTCCCTGGGCGACCGCCGAGGCCCTTACATCGGCCACACCGCGGCCTCGAGCCGTCGCGCGGTCATGTTCGACACGCACTTCGCCACCGAGGTCCGCGAGACCTCCGGGCTGGTGCCGATCGTCGGTGCGCTGGGCTCGGGCAAGTCGGTCCTGGCCGGGCTGATCACCTATGAGGCGGTGCGCCGGGGCATCACCTCGGTGATGCTCGACCCGTCCGGTCCGCTCGCCCGGCTCACCGACCTGCCGGAGCTGCGCGACCGGGCCCGGCACATCGACCTGACGTCGGCACCGTCCGGCACGCTGAACCCGTACGCGGTCGTGGTCCAGCCCCGTCCGGAGGACTACCCGACGCTGGACGCGCTGGAGGAGGCCAGGACCCTGGCCGCCCAGGACCGCAAGCTCCTGGCGCTGGACGTCGCCACGATGCTGCTCCCGGCCGGCCTGGCCTCGGCACCGCGGACCCGGCTGTTGCTGACCGAGGCGATCCGGGCGACCAAGGGCGCGCCGCAGACCAGCCTCTGGACGGTGGTCGAGCACCTGGAGTCCCGGCAGGACGACCACGCCGCGGACATCGCCGCCTATCTCCGCGACATGGCCGAGATGCCGCTCGCCCGGCTGTTCTTCCCGATCGGGCCGAGCACCGAGCCGATCCACGACGACGCCGTGCTGACCGTGCTGACGATGCCCGGGCTGGTGCTCCCGCCCGGCTCCGTGCCCCGCGAGCACTGGTCCACGAGCGAGCAGATGGCGGTGCCCCTCCTGCACCTGGCCTCCTGGTACGCGACGCGCACGATCTACGGCCGTCCCCGGAACGAGCGCAAGCTGGTGGCTCTGGACGAGACCCACTTCCTCGGTGAGTGGGGTGCCGGCCGGGCGCTCTTCACCCGCCTCGGCCGTGACAGCCGGAAGTGGAACACCTGTGTCCTGGCCGCCTCCCAGAACCCGGCCGACGTGCTCGGCATGGAGGTCTCCAACTTCATCTCGGCCGCCTTCGTGGGCCGGATCGAGGACGATCAGGTGGCCGCGGACGCCCTGCGCATGCTCCGGGTCCCTCCCGGTGTCGGCTACGAGGGCGTGCTGGCCCGGCTCTCCCCCCGGTCACTGACCGGAACCCGTTCCGGCCTGAGGGAGTTCGTGATGCGGGACGTGGACGGCAACGTCGATCGGATGCGGGTCGATCTCGATCATCTTCCGCAGGTGCTGGCCGCTCTGGACACCACCGCCGCACCCGTCGCCCCCCCGCGTCCCCCGGAGTCGCTGACGGTCCGGGAACCCCGCACCGACCAGATCGACCTGACCGCGGTGGAGCTCGATCCCTCGGGAGCACCGGTGGGCTCCGGCCGTCCGGTCGCCAGCGGGGTCGGGAGTTCCTGGACGCCGCGGGGCGGGCTGAGGAACGGCCCCGATCCGCAGACCCCACCGGGGGGTTCCCGGCACGCGCTGCCGGTCGGGGCGTCCCGGGCCCGGCACGGGGTGCGGGGGAGGAACGGCTCCGGCACCGGTGAGCACGCGACGCTGGGCACTGGGTCGCACCGCGTCATCGGCGCGCCCATCGACCCTTCGGGCACCAACGGCAACGGCTGGCCGACCGGCCCCACCGACACCACGGGCGAGCGCGGCCACCGTTCCGACGAGTCCGGCAGTTCCCGATGAGGCGGCGGCGCGTCGTCCTCGTCGCCGCGGCGGCCGTTCTTCTGGCCCTGGCCGGCGCCGTGGCCGCTCCGGCGGCCCTGGCGGCCGGAACTGGAGCCCCGTCGACCGGATCGGTTCAGGCGTCCGCCGGGATGCTGAGCCTGCCCGCCGATCCGGTGGTGGACTGCCTGGACGCCCCGGTCCCGGAGGTACCCGGGCGAGGTGTGGTGGGTTTCTTCGAGTCCCCGCCCTCGACCCTGCCGGCCGACGAGGACCCGTTCGCGGAGAATGCCAAGGTCTCGGTCTACGAGGTCTACGGCTACGCCGGCGTGCGCTGGAACACGTACGACCTGGGCTGCGGCTCGGACATCGTCCGGAACCCGGACGCCTCGATCGGCACCGCGATCGGCAACTGGATCCTCGAGATCCCGACGACGATGGTCGCGGCGACCGGCGCGGTGCTGGACGCGGCCTTCTCCCCCGACTTCCTCGGGGTGTTCGACCCGCTGATCACCAACGTCGTCGACACCCTGCAGCGCACCGTCTTCGAGCGCTGGGCGTTCGTGGTGCTGGCCGCGCTCGGCGTGTTCATCATCTGGCGGTCCCGGCACGCGGCGCTGGCCTCCTCCGCCAGTGCCATCGGCTGGGCCCTTCTGGTGATGGTGCTCGTGACCATGGTGTTCCGATGGCCACTGGTGGCCGGGCACGCCGCGGACGAGACCGTCTCCAGCACCCTGTCGGTGGTCTCCGGTGGTCTCAACGGCAAGGCCGCCGACGGCACCTCGGACGCCGGCACCGAGGCGACGGCAGGCATGCACCAGTCGCTCCTGTACGAATCCTGGCTCGGGGGCACGTTCGGCAGCACCGACTCCGACGTCGCCGAGAAGTACGGACCGGTCATCTTCGACGCGACCGCGCTCACCTGGCGCGAGGCCGCGATCATGCAGTCCGACCCGAAGCAGGGCAGGGACATCGTCCAGGCCAAGCAGAAGAAGTTCGAGGAAGCCGCGAGCGAGATCAAGTCCGCCGACCCGGACGCCTATGAGTACCTCACCGGGAAGCGGTCGGACAGCCGCGTCGGCTACGCCATGCTCGCCCTGATCGCCACGCTCTGCACGGTGCCGTTCCTGTTCGTCGCCGGGTTGCTCGTCCTGGGTGCCCTGATCATCGTGCGCTTCGGCGTCATGCTCTTCCCCGCCTTCGCCACCCTGGGCCTCTTCCCGACCATGCGCACCCTGGTCACCGGCATCGGCAGCACCGTCGCCGCCGCGCTGATCAACGCCGTGGTCTTCGGCATCGGGGCCTCGGTCACCGTCCTGGGCATGGGGGTCCTGCTGTCCCCGGCCAGTGGCACGCCGGGTTGGCTGAGCGTGATCCTCATGCTCCTGCTGACCATCGTCATGTGGGTGGCCCTGCGGCCGTTCCGCCGGCTGACCCAGATGGTCTCGGCCCGGGAGAACCACTTCGCCGTCGCGGCCGGGGGCGTCTCCGGCTCGGCCAAGGGCGCGGCCCGCACCAGCACCCGGATCCTCACCGGCGCGCTCAGCACCTTCCTCGGTGTCTCGGCCGCCCAGCGCGAGAACCCGGCCCAGGCGATCGCCCAGGCCCAGGCCGCGGAGGGCCGGGCGCCGCAGCGGATCGAGAGCATCAGCAACTACCCGGTGCCGGCCGACGCGGCCGAGGGCGTGGTCCCGGTGGAGGGTCAGTCCGCACCGCAACCGGCCGCACTCACCAACGCCGTCACGGTCAACGCCGCCGAGGTCACCGTGGTGCGTGGGCAGACCCCGGCCGCGGCCCGGGGGGAGGCCGGGGCGTCCGCGCCCGTGGCCCCCGTCGAGGGTGGCGAGATCTATGCGCCGGCCAGTGCTCCCGGCAGCCGCGTCGAGTCCGCGACGGTCAGCCCGGGTGGTGGCGCCGGACGGGCCGCGGCCCGCGCCGCCCTGTCCGGGTTCGGTGGTGGGCCGGACGCGCAGGGTCCGGCGGCACCGGCCGAACGGGAGGAAGCCGCGACGCGGTCCTCCTCCCGCCGGGAGTTCGCCGCCGAGCCGGCCGCCCGGGTCGGCAGCGACGGCTGGCGCCCTCAGGACGACGGCGCCCCCGTCGTCCGGCCCGGCGACCGGGGGTTCCAGCGCCTCGAGAGCGAGCCCGCGGACAGCT
This genomic interval carries:
- a CDS encoding DUF4388 domain-containing protein, yielding MTVQETEHPAADVLRVLAISRSSGALEVRGVPGGAFFLHEGEVTYAETAGVPPVPETVETDPALPSMIRSTIVEAGVEMLSAPRVENDRPLFRPGRRHWTGLRHRFAVEQLLAEITDLLAHFTRLGVTPDDEVRLSWLPRGRTVVIDSQQWALTSRLTSAQSPRTLARRSGIPLTATLTSIAAMIASGVAKLVQADPNPTTPTAPPAPQTRPQAPDTGPLETDRAVSASTILTASKPIGPPPEQLPRRRPRTPDATPGLGADPAGSTTTPPPPPAPEASAPPRPVASPGELDPDSRVAIALRVLEGLKRL
- the tadA gene encoding tRNA adenosine(34) deaminase TadA translates to MDDDPVGAGRADLERWMGLALEEAALAVGTGDVPVGAVLVDREGTVTGRGRNEREAAQDPTAHAELLALREAARAAGSWRLDGATLVVTLEPCAMCAGAIVLARVARVVLGAWDPKAGATGSSRDIVRDARLNHRVEVVGGVLEAQAAGLLTDFFAERR
- the upp gene encoding uracil phosphoribosyltransferase, translated to MRLHVVDHPLVAHKLTTLRNRETDSPTFRRLADELVTLLAYEATRGVRVEEHEISTPVAPARGVKLAQPKPLVVPILRAGLGMLEGMTRLVPTAEVGFLGMIRNEETLEASTYANRLPDDLTGRQVYVLDPMLATGGTLAVAIRYLMERGADDVTAICLLGAPEGVEHVRKAVGEDAPVQIVLAGMDPGLNDLGYIVPGLGDAGDRLYGVV
- a CDS encoding lysophospholipid acyltransferase family protein — encoded protein: MAELVYPPVILAARSVFRALGIRFTVEGAEHVPAQGGAVLASNHISYLDFTFCGLVARPQKRLVRFMCKESVFRNPVAGPLMRGMHHIPVDRAAGTGAFDEAVRALKEGEIVGVFPEATISRSFTLKDFKTGTARMAVAADVPIVPMAIWGGQRIYTKARKPDLGRGKAVMLKAGEPFRPEPGMEAFQVTAEIHSRVDALLQDLQDRYPQQPADDADRWWLPAARGGSAPTPEEARKQDTADAVGKRLRAQAKRARKK
- a CDS encoding ATP-binding protein gives rise to the protein MGIFSSGQTRAANMALALRTIEGNLAFTDQAAWAWFALPTQRWAFRADGERLNLIIDVATRMAALSGRRLHLRVTSRPYPAASWARALDARTPDPLPGVEGSTWADHLVSAQQHVRASTMAEKEVYLGVQVSERSQMASFTQRVLRRPTLGELQKVDKDAALVAEAIAGPGLEGRPVTPRELEWLMRRSLGLGLPAPGALSPVQDGRWETEDLYELTEGVVHEAEPFAPSVRVSRRDPGGAEAQRHVSVLTVGRVDEIEIPDPAHEPWLVHADRLPFAVEWSIRLDVLDGDQALDAVQRKLLVVRDMQRHYRDHDLDEPLALERQARQARAIEDEMTTGGDTAASRVHGWFRIAVSGATQEEALERARQVVDTYRKRQVTIAHPKGQHGLLREFIPGEPLSSTAYRRRLPSLYFAAGVPAASSSLGDRRGPYIGHTAASSRRAVMFDTHFATEVRETSGLVPIVGALGSGKSVLAGLITYEAVRRGITSVMLDPSGPLARLTDLPELRDRARHIDLTSAPSGTLNPYAVVVQPRPEDYPTLDALEEARTLAAQDRKLLALDVATMLLPAGLASAPRTRLLLTEAIRATKGAPQTSLWTVVEHLESRQDDHAADIAAYLRDMAEMPLARLFFPIGPSTEPIHDDAVLTVLTMPGLVLPPGSVPREHWSTSEQMAVPLLHLASWYATRTIYGRPRNERKLVALDETHFLGEWGAGRALFTRLGRDSRKWNTCVLAASQNPADVLGMEVSNFISAAFVGRIEDDQVAADALRMLRVPPGVGYEGVLARLSPRSLTGTRSGLREFVMRDVDGNVDRMRVDLDHLPQVLAALDTTAAPVAPPRPPESLTVREPRTDQIDLTAVELDPSGAPVGSGRPVASGVGSSWTPRGGLRNGPDPQTPPGGSRHALPVGASRARHGVRGRNGSGTGEHATLGTGSHRVIGAPIDPSGTNGNGWPTGPTDTTGERGHRSDESGSSR